Part of the bacterium genome is shown below.
AACTGCATGCGATTCTGCTTTCAGAAGTTCCCTTACAATTGCCTTCCGAGAATCCGCAGGAATGCGTTCGTATGATCAATTCTCTGGTTCCTCTTCAAGAAGTGTGCATCCTTAATCACGAAACCAGAATTCTGGCGGGCACGGTATGGATCTATACGTCAGATGCAATACGTCCCGGTGTGGAGAGATTGGCCAGGATCCAAATGGAAGACGGCAGCAGTATGGAAGAAGAGTGGGAAAAAATCATTCGACGTATATACACCGATTGCAATCGAATTCAACTGACTCCGCTTCACGGCGGCTTTGTGTCCAAAACATTTCGGGTAACCAGCTACGATACAGCAGGACGCAAACAATTTCCAACCGTGCTCAAGCTTGGTCCGGCTGCAGTAATGAATCGCGAAGAGAATGCGTGCCGTAATTACGCGGAGAAATTCATTCTGAACAACAGCACTACGATTATGGGCACCGCCTCCCACGGTAAATGGGCCGGCCTTCGATATAACTTCGTTGGAATCAATGGACCAGATACGAAACTTACATGGTTCCGTGAACACTACAGCAAACGCTCCTTAAACGAATTGACTCCGCTTTACGAAAAGATTTTTTGGAAAATCCTGGATCTATGGTACGGCCAATCAAAACAGGAAACGCTTTTTCTATATCAGGATCATTCGCCGCTTCGTCTATTTCCCGGCCTGTTCCACGATGCAGAAAGGGAATTCGGCATCTCCGCAGATTCAGAATTTTTATCAGTCCCTGAGTTGAACAAGACGCTCGTCAATCCGCTGCATTTTTTGAAGTATGAATATCCGGCACGAGCCGAAAAAAGTCGAAGCTGGTATAGCGCAATCTGTCACGGCGATCTGAATTTACAGAATGTTCTGCTGGATGAGCAGGAAAATATCTACATCATCGATTTTTCCGAAACTCGCGTCCGAAATGCGCTGGCCGACTTCGCAAGACAGGAAACGATTGTCAAATTCGAGATGACTCGCATCGACAATGAAAAGGATTTGCAGGAGATTCTGGAATTTGAAAAGGGAATTGCGTCGGTTCGTTCGCTGACCGATCCTCCTCCCTTCCACTATAGCGGCCACGATCCGTCAGTTTCCAAAGCGCACGGCGTGATTTGTTTGATGAGAAATTATTCCCGGCGCGCAGTGCATTCGCAAACCGATATCATTCCTTACTGGCTTGCCGTGCTGGAATGGACTTATTCGGTGCTTTCCTATATCGGGTTTCCTGCGATCCGAAAGAAATATGCGCTCTACAGCGCGGCGATCATCGTAAACCGCATCCTGGAGCTGGAAAGATGATCGATCCGTTGAAAGCGCGGTCCATGCTGGAAATCGTCCAGAAATATCATGCTCCGCAGTGGAGGAACAACGGACGAATCCCCTACTGGCATCACTGCCTTAGCACCGCAGAGATCGTATACGATGCAATTTGTAGATTCAATGAATTCGAAGATTCATCCATGGTGACGGACATTTTTCTGTCCGCACTGGCTCACGATCTGTACGAAGACACTCTGATTGATCCTGTGGAGATCAGAACTCGATTCGGCGCGCGCGTAGATGACTGGGTTCGCTGCTTAACAAATGAAGAAGGAGATGATTTTCGAGAAAACTACATACGAAAAATCGCTTCATCGCCCGAAGAAGTAAAATTGATCAAGCTGGCGGATATAACGGACAATACTGCAAGCTGCGCATACGGACTGCACGATCTGGGTGCGGTATGGGTGAAGGAACAATACATGCCACATATGTTGGAGATGCGGAATGTGATTACGGCAGATTGTTTTCAACGCTATACTCGCACCGCTTCAATTCTGATTCAGAATCTTCAATTTGCGTGTGAGCGCCTGGAAAGCAA
Proteins encoded:
- a CDS encoding anti-sigma factor antagonist (This anti-anti-sigma factor, or anti-sigma factor antagonist, belongs to a family that includes characterized members SpoIIAA, RsbV, RsfA, and RsfB.), whose product is MEIRVSHHRSIPVITLEGRFDGLAASEFDSRIPDLTHQSDTIILDFSRVAYLSSSGIRSLLKLKQHLGTRSGKTILVGVTSFAQQVLRTCGLLNQFPLAETVEEALAGQNRVSRLIRNEREYSIHEISTGKAKIESWQADKNAPPVAISLQDLGFAFGIAGFGSTAAQAVETMGPFVSGVNFAGVLPPEGISDFIVVEDPAEIFVYLKSAISMNGIAEIRIEIRCDKSFTLGELMKDLNELTPDSPVRAFIMFARTGALSGFFATGCALNAALPAELHAILLSEVPLQLPSENPQECVRMINSLVPLQEVCILNHETRILAGTVWIYTSDAIRPGVERLARIQMEDGSSMEEEWEKIIRRIYTDCNRIQLTPLHGGFVSKTFRVTSYDTAGRKQFPTVLKLGPAAVMNREENACRNYAEKFILNNSTTIMGTASHGKWAGLRYNFVGINGPDTKLTWFREHYSKRSLNELTPLYEKIFWKILDLWYGQSKQETLFLYQDHSPLRLFPGLFHDAEREFGISADSEFLSVPELNKTLVNPLHFLKYEYPARAEKSRSWYSAICHGDLNLQNVLLDEQENIYIIDFSETRVRNALADFARQETIVKFEMTRIDNEKDLQEILEFEKGIASVRSLTDPPPFHYSGHDPSVSKAHGVICLMRNYSRRAVHSQTDIIPYWLAVLEWTYSVLSYIGFPAIRKKYALYSAAIIVNRILELER